From Sporosarcina sp. Te-1, the proteins below share one genomic window:
- a CDS encoding response regulator transcription factor yields MAEQLLLVEDDAEIARIIRDTLQQEGYTVTWATTGLEGWEDFQSAAYDLVLVDWMLPEMDGITLCQNIRWKSDVPIIMISARKDDEDKVEGLDIGADDYLAKPFSLVELKARVASQLRRWRRYNGQAQESEESVFANGLTADWQREQVFLKGEEVPLTIKEFELLKLLAHNPDRVFSKNELYQHVWQQPEIGDSHTVTVHIKSLREKLKDPMKTPHFIQTVWGKGYRFIGETH; encoded by the coding sequence ATGGCGGAACAGCTACTGTTAGTGGAAGATGACGCAGAAATTGCGCGGATCATACGGGATACGCTTCAGCAGGAAGGCTATACAGTGACATGGGCGACGACTGGGCTGGAAGGCTGGGAGGATTTCCAAAGTGCCGCATACGACTTGGTGCTCGTCGATTGGATGCTCCCGGAAATGGACGGCATTACCCTTTGCCAAAACATCCGCTGGAAAAGCGACGTGCCAATTATTATGATCAGTGCACGGAAGGATGACGAAGACAAAGTGGAGGGGCTGGACATCGGCGCGGATGATTACCTCGCGAAGCCATTCAGCCTAGTGGAATTGAAAGCCCGGGTGGCTTCACAGCTCAGGAGATGGCGACGATACAACGGCCAAGCGCAGGAGTCAGAGGAATCGGTATTTGCGAATGGATTGACGGCGGATTGGCAGCGGGAGCAAGTATTTTTGAAAGGCGAAGAAGTGCCGCTGACGATCAAAGAATTCGAATTGCTTAAGCTTCTTGCCCACAATCCAGATCGTGTCTTTTCAAAAAATGAATTGTACCAACACGTCTGGCAGCAACCTGAAATCGGGGATTCGCATACGGTTACGGTGCACATCAAATCGCTGCGAGAAAAATTGAAAGATCCGATGAAGACACCTCATTTCATTCAGACGGTATGGGGAAAGGGTTATCGATTCATTGGTGAAACACATTGA
- a CDS encoding polysaccharide deacetylase family protein, giving the protein MRKVYNSRHVLVSILLMGCLVLFVFAQFSFLNGSQGKAFAQFIQGDTSVKKIKMERVLTLEKNQPIYMREGTLIQIGELEAGQPIAIEGEDEAYYSVRFGKMIAFIPKGHGTVGPMKLLASTHEDQLASIKTVQRIQVYERADKQSSSFLQIEVGFRYPIVQETEDWYVIKLGERPGYIQKQSVVLDEGLPVLIYHHILPSDMVTTTASTISLESFEQQMAYLAERGFQTLAAQQLYDYLEGRLIVPSRSVVITFDDGLLSSKEYAYPLMKQYGFHAVQHIITSRTDRAQGTQLFDGKGPLQFLSAEEMADMRDVFEYQAHTHELHALTATETGNVGIALGLSQEEIMEDLQKNQEQLPSALSIAYPFGHYDKAFLAAAKEAGLLIGFTTEEGYADRSSSNYEVCRYGMTEKKSFAQFAQYVDGEMKWE; this is encoded by the coding sequence ATGAGAAAAGTATATAATAGTAGGCATGTATTAGTTAGTATTCTCTTAATGGGATGTTTGGTTTTGTTTGTGTTTGCGCAATTTTCCTTTCTAAATGGATCACAAGGAAAAGCATTTGCACAATTTATACAAGGTGATACTTCTGTCAAAAAGATAAAAATGGAGCGGGTATTGACCTTGGAGAAAAACCAGCCCATTTATATGCGGGAAGGCACACTCATTCAAATTGGCGAGCTGGAAGCGGGTCAACCCATCGCTATTGAAGGAGAAGATGAGGCCTATTATTCGGTTCGCTTTGGTAAAATGATTGCCTTTATTCCGAAAGGACACGGCACGGTCGGTCCGATGAAATTGCTTGCATCCACACATGAAGATCAGCTAGCTTCGATAAAAACAGTTCAGAGAATACAAGTGTATGAACGTGCAGATAAGCAGAGCAGTAGTTTTTTACAAATCGAGGTGGGTTTCCGTTATCCAATTGTTCAGGAAACAGAAGACTGGTATGTGATCAAACTGGGAGAGCGGCCGGGTTATATCCAGAAGCAGTCCGTTGTACTGGATGAAGGATTGCCAGTGCTTATCTATCATCATATTTTGCCGAGTGACATGGTGACTACAACTGCCAGTACTATATCACTCGAATCATTCGAACAGCAGATGGCCTATCTGGCAGAACGCGGTTTTCAAACATTGGCCGCACAGCAGCTGTATGATTATTTGGAAGGGCGGTTGATTGTACCGAGCCGTTCGGTTGTCATCACCTTTGACGACGGCTTGTTGTCATCGAAGGAATATGCCTATCCTCTAATGAAACAATACGGATTCCATGCGGTTCAACATATAATTACTTCCCGGACTGACCGGGCGCAGGGAACTCAGCTGTTTGATGGAAAAGGGCCGTTGCAGTTTTTGAGTGCAGAGGAGATGGCAGACATGCGGGATGTTTTCGAATACCAAGCCCATACCCATGAACTGCATGCGCTGACGGCTACCGAGACAGGGAATGTCGGAATTGCACTAGGCCTTTCACAGGAAGAGATTATGGAAGATCTACAGAAAAACCAGGAACAGCTGCCGAGTGCCCTGTCCATCGCCTACCCGTTTGGCCATTACGACAAAGCCTTCCTCGCAGCGGCAAAAGAAGCAGGGTTGCTTATCGGATTTACAACAGAGGAGGGGTATGCGGATAGAAGCTCCTCCAATTACGAAGTATGTCGCTACGGCATGACGGAGAAGAAGTCGTTTGCCCAATTTGCTCAATATGTGGATGGCGAGATGAAATGGGAGTAG
- a CDS encoding CitMHS family transporter — protein MLSLIGFATIAIIVLLLLRGKTTPIIPLVLIPIIGALVAGFHMKEIGGFFGDGLVSVIQVAVMFIFAILFFGIMQDAGLFDPIIDKMIGVTRGNVVTISIGTVVIAAIAQLDGSGASTFLITIPALLPIYRQMKMSPYLLLLLIGGSASIMNMIPWGGPLGRAASVLNVDVTELWKPLIPIQAIGMVLMIVLAVFLGMREKRKIISRYGSIEKAIASEQDESTLFAHKENSTAGITKTGRYWLNVLLAVAVIGVLVTGIIPAGLAFMIGVCLALPLNHRKADDQSKTIQKHAPNALTMATIILAAGSFLGILNGTGMLDSIAKDTVTVLPSFITPYIHLIIGVLGVPFDLLLSTDAYYFALLPVAEQIGTTFGIPSISTAYAMIIGNIVGTFVSPFSPALWLALGLAGLEMGKHIRYSFLWMWGLSIVLVLIAFFMGTITL, from the coding sequence ATGTTAAGTTTGATCGGCTTCGCGACCATCGCGATTATTGTCTTATTATTGCTTCGGGGAAAAACAACCCCGATCATTCCGCTTGTGCTCATTCCGATTATCGGTGCTCTCGTTGCGGGATTTCATATGAAAGAAATTGGCGGCTTTTTTGGTGACGGGCTCGTTTCAGTCATCCAAGTGGCGGTCATGTTTATTTTCGCCATTCTGTTTTTCGGCATTATGCAGGATGCCGGACTGTTCGATCCGATCATCGATAAAATGATCGGAGTAACAAGAGGTAACGTAGTTACGATCAGTATCGGAACCGTAGTCATCGCGGCCATTGCACAGCTTGACGGCTCGGGCGCTTCGACATTCCTCATCACCATTCCAGCACTGTTGCCGATTTACCGTCAAATGAAGATGAGCCCTTATTTGCTTCTTTTATTGATCGGCGGCAGTGCGAGCATTATGAATATGATTCCGTGGGGAGGCCCGCTTGGTCGGGCTGCTTCCGTCCTGAATGTCGATGTCACAGAACTATGGAAACCGCTCATTCCGATTCAAGCAATCGGCATGGTGCTCATGATTGTCCTCGCTGTTTTTTTAGGAATGAGGGAAAAACGGAAAATTATAAGCCGCTATGGGAGTATTGAAAAAGCAATCGCTTCTGAACAAGACGAATCGACTTTATTCGCCCATAAAGAAAACAGTACAGCCGGCATCACGAAGACGGGAAGATATTGGCTAAACGTCTTACTAGCCGTAGCAGTGATCGGCGTGCTCGTAACCGGCATCATTCCAGCTGGTTTGGCGTTCATGATCGGGGTCTGTCTCGCGCTTCCGCTGAACCATCGGAAAGCAGACGACCAAAGCAAAACGATTCAAAAGCATGCGCCTAATGCTTTGACGATGGCGACCATCATCTTGGCGGCGGGTTCGTTTCTTGGAATACTGAATGGAACCGGCATGCTGGATTCCATCGCAAAAGATACGGTCACTGTCCTGCCTTCATTCATCACACCTTATATCCATCTGATCATCGGGGTGCTGGGTGTACCATTTGATTTGCTATTAAGTACGGATGCTTATTATTTCGCCCTGCTTCCTGTTGCGGAGCAAATTGGAACGACGTTTGGCATTCCGTCGATTTCCACGGCCTATGCGATGATCATCGGCAATATTGTCGGGACATTCGTCAGTCCTTTTTCACCTGCCCTTTGGCTGGCGCTCGGCTTGGCGGGACTTGAAATGGGGAAACATATCCGCTACTCTTTCCTTTGGATGTGGGGACTCAGCATTGTGCTCGTTCTAATTGCGTTCTTCATGGGAACAATCACATTATAA